TTGGTGGACTTTGAAGGGATAAAGTTTTACGACGAGGGCCGCTATACTTTGATTACCAACAATGAGAGTCCTTATAGTGAAGAAGTCATTGCAGACAAAGAGCCCAACAGCTGGCTCAACCTCTCTCTCTTATATCAGCTTCATCAAGAATCAGTTCTACAGAAACCGGATGAGTTGGCTCCGCTAGCACTGGCCCTTCCACCACCAACAGCTCTTAATGATGCCGTCCAAGGCATACAACGTCAGAAACGCCAAACAAGAAATGATACGGTTGATTTTCGACATTATATGCAGCCCGTAGCTAATCAGGTAACAGATGTTAAAACGTTCTTTGAAGTACTCTACGTTGACAGTCTGCAAATCATCAGTTAATTTTAGATGAATTGTGGCGGATGCTGGGCATTTGCTATGACTTCCACTGTCGAAGGATTCTTTGCTATGAAcggttacttttttcttttgttaacgAAGAGTAAGCAAATCTATTTCCAAAGCATTCACATTCAGGACACAGCATTCCTCCTCTTTCGGTGCAAGAGCTTCTTGACTGTGATCGAAATGTGAGCACCAAATACGGTGTGGGCAATGTGAGCTGTAGTGGTGGTTACTTCCAGGTTTGTTAGTGTCCCGGGTATGCTTTTATTCGCTTGATTCGATGAATCAGTTACCTACATAAAATGCTTCGCATCTCGCAGGAATCGTTCCAAAGCGAACGGTCGCCTGGATAGGGACAACTTTATTCCCAGTCGGATGTCAGCTCAACTTGTGTCGGATGCACCGCTCTTAATCAAATACTCCATAGCGTGATAGCAGTtgagaatcatttgaggtttacgaacctgTAACTGACCGGAGGTATgatcagttacacgttcgtaacccAAATACTGGAAGTGTGCCaagtgtttttatgctcccagacaagtctggtaccaacttatcgaccaaAGGGATCGAGGTACGAAGGGCttcgtgagcactagggcggattcgaagctccgatcgatcgtgtagccAGCGAAACTTCTAACCGACCGCGCTACACTCGGCCTTTTTCAGTTGTAGATTATAAACATGAGCGTGACCCGCTGATTTCCACCAATCTTATTTAGAAAGACGGCGTGGGAAAAGGCATTTGTTTCTTCAAGGTACGCAAAAAGGCTCGGAGAGAAGGTCCACGATAGGCTTTCCGATGCCTCGAGTGGATGccaaaacaaacataaagGGCTGTCAAAAATGACAGCAAATAAGGCCATTATcgttttttacatttttcttgccTATATGAGCGCATTCCATTGTGCTGTTCTTGAGTCAAACACGAGCGAAGGAAATATCTTATGGGAGATGCGACACAGCGGTTGAGGTCAAACTCAGCGGAACGCTACGCGTTAAGCGACAGACCCCTTTCCaggaaaatgaaagcaaaaacgTCGCATTCGTTGGATGTTCGCCTACAAAAAGACCAAACTTCTGAAGCAACAGAGGAAGTAGTTACTCGgtgtaccattttgaattttgcggCGCGTTAGCATTAGTCCAAGAGGCGGAGCCTCCcgcagccgggtgtaagtttagatgCAAGTGTCTGGAACGAACATTCTAAAGTTCAAAAGTGATGAGAAGAATCAGTTTATTCGGGCTAATCGTATCCAAGCTTTTCATTCTAGTCAGGACGTCGGTTTTCATTCTTAATCTTGAAATAGCTTTAAATAAAGGAGCTTGTAACTTATTCACTTGAGCGGAACCTTCTACTAGTCAAGTATTTTAGTGCTTAAAATGGGAATCAGGAacattttttctgacttttcatATTCCTCTATAGTGATTACGAGGGTGCGCAGACCTACATGAGGATCGCCtcgttttttgtttccagTGAGGGCAGCGATTTGCATGAGCGATTCATGGAATTTATGGAACAGTTATCAAGccacaaaaaagaataaaccattggttttatttcaaagtaaaGTTTTAAATGCAACAGAATACTGCAAACGTTTTGGGGAGTAGGTAGCCGAAGAAACTCTGAGTcttcccaacaaaaaaaaaaatcaggaaaatcactgaagcgataaaacgtgGTAACATAAGGATGGATTAGGCATCTCTAGAAAAGAgaatttgcagatttttgtCATGCGATCAAAGAGTATGGGCTATattggggtcaaaacgatcgaAGCTTGGTGCAATTACTTAAGCGACTGTGTTCAAAGCAGAGTGGTGTGGGTAGCGGTACCGATCGAGGTGGGTCCCACACTAGTTCCATACATCACTGCTGTCTGAGTAGAAATAGCTAACACGAGAGCCACGCTATCACGCTCCTCGAGTATCGATTAGTGGGACGAGACGTGACGGGACGCGGGAAAATGGCATCAGTTACACTCGAGCGGCGGAGGGGATGGGCTGGGAGCGGTAGGTAAGAGGGCGTGTCTTTTTAGGTTGAGGTTAAGGTAGGTAGGTACTTAATAGGTTAAGTTCCCTTTGTGTAACGCTAGAGACCCTAGGACTAAATAGTCGTTGTGTGCTTAGAATGTGTTGTATGCATGATTATAATTGTTGTTCGGTAGTAATTTTAATGGGTATATGGAGGTTTTGAATATTATGTTGTTTCATATTATGTATTTTCTTTATCGTGAGATTCCGTTGTTCTTTATGTTATTGTGTTGTTATTGGAAATATaaaagtttaattacccaagtttgaggtataTTGTGGAGCGTCGGTTTAGACCGAATTACCGCGTGGCAAGAAATCAAAGGCGAGCAAACTCTGGCGTATCCACATgggatttcgtgtgcaatcaTTCGATGCATCTCTCTATACGTAAGCGATCGGTACTCCGTACAGAAGCAATACGAGAGATCACGTGCTCccgcgaggcatgtttcgcgcCTCATCAGAGGAccgaagatggacgatgtgatgggcggaGCGTAAGgtgaacgcagcgcaatgctctgctgacgtTATTCACTGCTGCGCAGAGCAATTAACGATagccgttgccagtcgtttccGCTAAGGATAGGCtgtcgcggaggctgcgggtacctaacgatacgcacccagATCCGCTAGATTGTTATACAATAACAGAAAATCACCTGAagttattcttttcattttggaaaaaaatcaactcagCAGGAAAGAATGTTTTTGGATCCCTATGTGTCTATCCTAATCTACTTTAGAAAGTAGGAAATGGTTCTATAAAATATCCCTTTATATAGAATTGCTCATTTGTTGGGCAATTTTGTTTAAACGAGGCAAAGAAACAGCTTTTTAGCAAGTGAGGATCAGCCTCAAAGGCTTTTGCCTTCTGTTTCTCAGGAACGAAGGCGCTGTGTCGACTCATGGATGTTTTATAGGAACTCCATTGTTTGCTTAGACTGTAAGAAGCTTCCATTTTCACTAAGAAGTCCCCAACACTTCTGATGTGGTGGAGGAATTCTCGAAAACTTCTagagtaatttttcttctgtcgtattctcttattttcttatttttctattcgtttttctttttcggaggTTTAGCCAGTGAAGGTTTACGCAAGAGTCGGAAAGCCTAGGAAGATCTGATAGTTAGCGGGTGCTGCTCATCTCCTCGAT
This is a stretch of genomic DNA from Necator americanus strain Aroian chromosome II, whole genome shotgun sequence. It encodes these proteins:
- a CDS encoding hypothetical protein (NECATOR_CHRII.G7547.T2) — its product is MPLDTRAYLDEVTLQSFMETQTTVLNALLAIEAQRINSYKETSKEECLEQLSFDVKTAIPTTSSPPTGTTHPPTSPSTIKPDELAPLALALPPPTALNDAVQGIQRQKRQTRNDTVDFRHYMQPVANQMNCGGCWAFAMTSTVEGFFAMNGHSIPPLSVQELLDCDRNVSTKYGVGNVSCSGGYFQKQYERSRAPARHVSRLIRGPKMDDVMGGA